The genomic segment TGACTGGTTTAAAGTTGCTAATGGAGACCGTACCCAGCACATggccagctgcagctgcagctccgcCAGCCGTCGACCGATGCACATCCTCTTCCCGATACCGAAAGGAACATGAGCGAAGGGGTTGATGGTGCTGTTCTCCCGCAGCCAGCGCTCAGGCTTGAACTGCTTTCCATCATCAAAATATTCCTCATTTGATCCCAATGCATGGCAGTTAATCATTAACACTGTCTGTAAACAGAgaacaataaaagataaaaaaatatgttccaGCTCTGGTTTTGTCACTATTTTAGAGACAGATCATTTGTGTTCCTAGAGGTTGAGAGTAAGTGCCTTGTGCCAACAGAGTGGCCTTTATATGTGCCAATTGTTCAGACTAGATATAGACTGAACAATATCTGCCCAGATATTGTTCAGCGTGTAACCAGGGGTTTGAGGCACGTTCCAGAcaagtaaaatgtaaatgagaAGGTAATCTCCTCATATAAGGTGCACTGAGAAGTAAGCCACTTACTCCTTTGGGAATGGCATAATCTCCCAACACAGTGTTTTTGTCCAGGGTCCGACTGGTGAACGGAACAGATGGCGACAACCTGTAAGAattagagaaacaaacaaacattggAACATGACTTATTGCATGTCACACAAGCTTAAGCTGTTTAACAGAAGCCAGACATGCATAGTGCTTGTTGAGGTGAGAATAATCTGCTATCCGAGGTAATTTACATTCCCTGTGATGTGTGCACGGTGTTCGCCTTAAATAACCCGCCCCGGCTGCAACTCTTGTGACTGCATGAGAAGACGGGGGGAACGTGTGTGGAACAAAggcaaaggaaaaatatttgaacGTGACCAAAGGACGAATTTAAGCTTGGTAGTCATGCCACCATCTGACCGCCAAAAACTTCCTTGAAGCTTGTTTTTGAGGCAGTCATGTGTGTAATTTCCTCCATCCTAATCTTGGTGGTACTGGTGGGAATGGTAATGTCAGAAAGTCTGAGCATGTAAGCTGTAACTCTTTGAAAGGTGATCAAGCAACCAAACATCTGAACATGATATTACCTGTGTGAAGTTGTTAAAGTGTGTAAATCTGAATGACATTTTAGATGACTTCTATTAATACAAAGCTAAGTTGTATCAGCTGAATTAGTTTAAATGATTGGGTGCAGCCTATAATAGGAGGGAGTGTGTGAAGTATGTAAACCACTGCAGGTATGAACACTGTGTTCCACCTTGATCTTTTATTATCTGCACTATGGACATCCCGACCCTGGCTACATACATACACTACGTTGCAGTGCTGTACCTCATAGACTCCTTCAAGCAGGCCTTGAGGTAGGGCATGCTCTTGATGTGCTCTCCACAGGGGTCTTGGTCTGGAGGCACCACATCTctgatctcctgcagcagcCTCTTCTGAGCAGCAGGGTTACGTGACAGGTTGAAAATAACCCACAGCATGCTGTTGGCGGTCTGTACAAACAACAAGAGAGAACAAAATAAGAAGGGAAGAACAGAACACTTGGTACAGCAAGTAGCCAGAGCATTCCTCGGAGCAGCGGAGGAATGTTTGTGGTCCCTCAAAGGCTCCTCATTTACTTCCCCTCTACATTTATTTTGCGCTTTGGAATGACAATAACTGCAGGAACTGCTTGCGTAAGAGATTGAACTTATTGTCTTGTATGAAATAGGCATAAGTTGAAAACACATTAATTGCATCATGCTAATTAATGTTAGTGTTATACACAAGACTAATGGaggttgaaaatgtaaaaatgacaaagaaattgGGATAAAAAAACTTATAAGCTCTTTTCTTTAGAAGATTAAAGTGATAATTTGTATCATAAGATTTAAATAACTTGGGCTATTTGCTTAGCTTCCCAAAAAAATGAGAGGTAAAAGGCTGACTggcaataaaacatatttttttcaactttaagTCTTCACtggtattttctttctttcatatGTCTGTGCTGACAAGCTGCTGTTGAACCATTatcttcaataaaaaataaatatatatagatatatttatactaattaaattttttgtaatattttactctataaaatatattttctagatatatagatattatttattcaatttagtttaaattgcactattttgtttttaaagaactaaCTCTGTTTCACACAagtgaaaacacaaagacatcTGTTTCCTGttctagatttatttttaagttgttttttgttttatgcaaaaacTGTGTTGGGTGTGGAAAAGTGTGAAAATACAGTACGTTTACCCGTTTTGTGACTTACTGTTTCGACTCCTCCAATCTGCAGTTCGGTGATGGAGGCATACAGCTCCTTCTTGGAGAGGCGGCTTTGCTGCAGGATGTCATCGATTAAATCATCCGGATCTCTGTTGGCATTCCTCTCCAGTCTCTTGTCAATGTAGACTTTGGCTGAGCGAATACAGAGCAATCAATGGGTGAACACAAGAATACGCAAAATGCTGCTCACACACAGGAGACGTCATTTACAGCCTGTTCTCAGTCATCGGTGACAAATGATCACTGTTTTCCACTTTGATGGGGAAGTGAATggagaaattcaaaataaaacttcctGAATGAAGACAACCGTCTTTGATATATTAGATACTGGAATTCAGTAAGTCTTCCCGAAGCTTAGTTTGTTGCAAACAATGAAAGAATTTTGTTTGATAAGTTactttttggttatttttatccTACAGGACATTTGTTTCAGCGTGTGTTTGATCAactttttgtctctgttttttttgcagctatTGGAATATATAGTGTGATAGGATACATTTTATGAATACTTGcacattaaaatatatacttATAGTTTCATCCATTAAACTAGAGAACACAAGGtcacaaaatatacaaattgaATTGTTTGCAAGAATAAAATACTAACAGAAGGATTGAAATGAGCCTGAGACAGGTTTTAGGAAAATAGGTTAGCTTGCTTCACACATCCGACAAAAGTTAACCATCAGACACATCACTTAAGGTCTAGTTTATAGAAATATTTGGCATATTTCTTCACCCCAGGTCAGGCGGTTTACTACAATGCTGAGCCGTTATTTACACAGAGTGCCAAGTCCGCAAAACACCAAGACAGCCGGTTCAAATCAAACCTCCAGCCCGCCCACTTGCTTATTTTCCTATCTATCATCTGACTGGAAGTGAACTCAGAAAGGCTTGTGTGTCACGTAGAAGAGGAGAGTATTACGTCAAGTACAACAGCTTGACAAAATCAGAGCAGTAGCTTGCACTGTGCTGGTgtgatttgtgtgtttgtaccTGTGCTGAAAATACAGTCCCATGCCGCGGTGTGGTCCTGCCACGTTTTGGTGTTGAGCTTCTGGTGGAGCTCCACAGGTGTGATCATCATCCTACCAAATGTTCTCATCATctacaaagaacagaaaaagaggaagaaagggaTCAGGCTTTTTCATCCTCACTCAAAGTCTCTTACTCAGTCCTTTTCaagtttcctttatttattcttgAACCCATTTTTTCTTATCAGACTCCCACTTATAATCTCTTTACTGAATGATAGGGTGGGTTTGGTCATCAATCTCTAAATAGATGAAAGTAGCATAGAATTGCTTCAACTCTGTCTGCAGTCTAGCCTCCTGACACGAACCTGATGAACTGTGATGTTTCTTAACTCTCCGGGAGAAAGTCAGCTGAAGAGCGTCTCACAGATCATCACAAATATCATCTTCTAACCTTCAGAGGCACCGAGAGAGAGGCTTGATACTCACTGTTTTCACAGCTGTGATGAAGTTCATGGCTTCCTCGTTGACTTCCTCCTGCAGAAGACCAAATCGGTTGTCGTACAGGATGAGACAGATTGCTGAGGGCAGAAAAATGAGCAAAGGTTTAGAACATCGACCAAATTTGGATACAGTTAATTCGAAATGAAGTTCTGGATTTCATTTCTATTGCTAATATTAATTCCAAAGtataatgtctgtttttagagCTATTTCCCATAAAACCACCAATCCCAACAGAATGATATAATTACTTTTTGAAGCAGACAATAAGAAGATATTTGAGAATTgtatattttcattcattttttaaaagtaaatccAAACAGTCACTGTTTCATCAGGTTATCACATTTCTTCCTTTCTACTTTTATGTTAGCAAAGTGAATTGTGAATTTTGGAGCAGAATTAGATTACGGTTGggttcaaaatatttaatttcctacGCATTAAAAGAGACTTAAATGACGTAtgaacaaaagttgtttttttgcagtcatAGTGAGtgttagaataaaaataacttgaCTTACTCTCAAACGACCATTTGTTCAGTTCGAAGTACAAGTCTTCAATCTTCCCGTTGTTGCTTACTTTTCCAATCCTGTCAACGAAGTCCATCAGCACctgtttccaaaaacaaaaaaacccatcagtGGATGATCGCAGAAACGTTGCCTTAAACCAAGACCTGACCTGTAGTCCCACCTGATTTATTTTGCCATCAAGCTTCACCACCTCTGTCGGCTTCATGAGTTTCTGCTGAAACGCGCTCCTGACTCTCTGCCAGTCTTTCCCCTCCCTGCGAAGCAACAACAGAGCGCTTTCAGCGTGTGCGCTTCTGCTTCAAACTGCGCGCCGTGCAGGCGGAGGTGATTTCAGGAAACAACAGATGATGGGGTCGCAGGTCTACTTACAGAATGAGGAGTCCGTACGCTTCGTTTCTCAGGTCTCTGTATGCTTTCCAGGGTTTGATCTCCAGCCTCTGGGGGTAATTACTCTCCTTTCTGTAGAGCGCCTCCAACAAGCAAGGAGCGCCAATGTGCACCGACTCAAAGGATCCCAGCTTCGTCCGGAAGATCTTCCCGAATTTCTTATGATAATCAAtctgaaaataagaaatt from the Xiphophorus maculatus strain JP 163 A chromosome 20, X_maculatus-5.0-male, whole genome shotgun sequence genome contains:
- the LOC102225814 gene encoding 1,25-dihydroxyvitamin D(3) 24-hydroxylase, mitochondrial, translated to MRAQIQKVPQIVELLRKKSVGLQHFKPTSSVCVLEEKDAVEAARCPHAALKAQSLDAIPGPTNWPLVGSLVELLLKGGLIRQHEALIDYHKKFGKIFRTKLGSFESVHIGAPCLLEALYRKESNYPQRLEIKPWKAYRDLRNEAYGLLILEGKDWQRVRSAFQQKLMKPTEVVKLDGKINQVLMDFVDRIGKVSNNGKIEDLYFELNKWSFETICLILYDNRFGLLQEEVNEEAMNFITAVKTMMRTFGRMMITPVELHQKLNTKTWQDHTAAWDCIFSTAKVYIDKRLERNANRDPDDLIDDILQQSRLSKKELYASITELQIGGVETTANSMLWVIFNLSRNPAAQKRLLQEIRDVVPPDQDPCGEHIKSMPYLKACLKESMRLSPSVPFTSRTLDKNTVLGDYAIPKGTVLMINCHALGSNEEYFDDGKQFKPERWLRENSTINPFAHVPFGIGKRMCIGRRLAELQLQLAMCWLVRDYEIVATDNEPVDVIHSGLLVPNRELPVAFVRR